A single Hippocampus zosterae strain Florida chromosome 1, ASM2543408v3, whole genome shotgun sequence DNA region contains:
- the LOC127611526 gene encoding serrate RNA effector molecule homolog isoform X3 yields MGDSDDEFDRRRRDKFRRERSDMERSREREERRRDDWPDRDWERGRERRRDYDRGRRERFSPPRHMSPQHKRMRRDWDDHRGEPYRFEQPFGGGGALFPRVGPQGWPPDIPQLPMHHGAHPLQGRLAMVDPDLPPPGPPIMRSFKDFLLNTEDSVDETEAVKRYNQYKVDFRRQQLQDFFVQHKEEEWFRSKYHPEDITARKAESLAALKHRLDVFLFLWDNKWLEDMSLDMEHTTAIIKVLDAAVIKMEGGTDLDLKVLEPSGEHASGAGGNSVASPSKEPAGGEAGKTRSEDEDAKHNGEDEDEEEEEKEQKEEKEPKKGRKRKRSMSADSGEGSASDSSHSDGEKEPTLPAVPRPLHLTTSLFIRSVPPDASKEEIAAMCRRYSGFLRVALSDPQPERGFFRRCWLTFDRGVNIKETCWNLQNIRLRDCELSPVVNRDLCRRVRSVNGLTQHKPVARNDVRLAARLVHTLDQRAELWQEQMNTNPVLKNITDYLIEEVSAEEEELTGGEAGDAKDTASSEVTVETDKTLLKVLDTLLIYLRVVHSLDYYNFCQYPAEDHMPHRCGLIHVRGPLPVAKITATEVTEHLKMCEERLAPLLSPPEVLSADDAARLGRKDPEQEVEKFLAANTQELSKDKWLCPLSGKKFKAPEFVRKHILNKHGDKVDAVRQEVDYFNNYLMDAKRPALPENKPPPPPAQAPPASFPAQSPQQQSLLGYPPGIRPLLPAFPSAPPYPANQFGAGRGHYDNFRGNMSFPAKHPNNRGMRGDPRSIIEYRDLDAPDDLDFF; encoded by the exons ATGGGGGACAGCGATGATGAATTCGACAGGAGGCGGCGAGACAAGTTCCGAAGAGAGCGAAGTGACATGGAGCGATCTCGAGAGCGAGAAGAGAGGCGCCGCGATGACTGGCCAGACAG GGACTGGGAGCGCGGCAGAGAGAGAAGACGGGACTATGATCGCGGTCGCAGAGAGAGGTTTTCGCCACCAAGACATATGAGCCCTCAGCACAAGCGCATGAGGAGAGATTG GGATGACCACCGGGGTGAGCCATACCGCTTCGAGCAGCCCTTTGGAGGAGGCGGAGCTCTGTTCCCAAGGGTGGGACCTCAGGGCTGGCCGCCAGACATCCCCCAACTACCCATGCATCATGGAGCTCACCCACTTCAGGGCAG GTTGGCGATGGTAGATCCTGACCTGCCGCCCCCGGGACCCCCTATCATGAGGAGCTTCAAG GACTTCCTACTAAACACAGAGGACAGCGTTGATGAGACGGAGGCGGTGAAGCGCTACAATCAGTACAAAGTGGACTTCCGGCGCCAGCAGCTGCAGGACTTCTTCGTCCAGCACAAAGAGGAGGAGTGGTTCCGCTCCAAGTACCACCCTGAAGACATCACAGCCCGGAAGGCGGAGTCCTTGGCCGCTCTCAAACACCGTCTGGATGTGTTTCTCTTTCTGTGGGACAACAAGTGGCTGGAGGATATGTCGTTGGACATGGAGCACACCACTGCCATCATCAAAGTGCTGGACGCAG CCGTCATCAAAATGGAGGGCGGCACAGACTTGGACCTGAAGGTGCTCGAGCCCAGCGGGGAGCATGCCAGCGGCGCTGGAGGCAATTCGGTGGCGAGTCCGAGTAAGGAGCCGGCTGGCGGCGAGGCGGGGAAGACCCGAAGTGAG GATGAGGACGCCAAGCACAATGGTGAAGACGAggacgaagaagaggaggagaaggagcagaAGGAAGAAAAGGAGCCCAAGAAAGGCCGAAAGAGGAAGCGCAGCATGTCGGCTGACAGCGGCGAAGGCTCGGCCTCCGACTCCTCGCACTCTGACGGCGAGAAGGAGCCCACGTTGCCGGCCGTTCCCCGGCCGCTGCACCTCACCACCTCGCTCTTCATCAGGAGCGTCCCACCAGATGCCTCCAAAGAAGAGATCGCTGCA ATGTGTCGCAGGTACTCGGGCTTTCTGCGGGTGGCGCTGTCAGACCCTCAGCCAGAGAGGGG GTTCTTCCGACGGTGCTGGCTGACGTTCGACCGCGGTGTCAACATCAAGGAGACCTGCTGGAACTTGCAGAATATTCGG CTCAGAGACTGCGAGCTGTCTCCGGTGGTCAACCGCGACTTGTGTCGGCGCGTCCGCAGCGTCAACGGGCTGACTCAGCACAAACCCGTGGCCAGGAATGACGTCCGCCTGGCCGCCAGGCTGGTGCATACGCTGGACCAAAGGGCGGAGCTTTGGCAGGAACAG ATGAACACCAACCCCGTCTTGAAGAACATCACCGATTACCTCATTGAGGAGGTGAGCGCCGAAGAGGAGGAGCTGACGGGCGGCGAGGCGGGCGACGCCAAAGACACCGCCTCCTCCGAGGTTACAGTGGAGACAGATAAAACTTTGTTAAAG GTGCTGGACACACTGCTGATCTACTTGCGTGTAGTCCACTCGCTGGACTACTACAACTTCTGCCAGTACCCCGCCGAGGACCACATGCCTCATCGCTGTGGACTGATCCATGTGCGAGGGCCTCTGCCCGTGGCCAAGATCACTGCGACCGAAG TGACTGAACACCTGAAGATGTGCGAGGAGCGTCTGGCTCCTCTGCTGAGTCCGCCCGAAGTGTTGAGTGCAGACGATGCCGCGCGCCTGGGAAGGAAAGACCCGGAACAGGAA GTGGAGAAGTTCCTGGCGGCCAATACTCAGGAGCTCAGCAAAGACAAGTGGCTGTGTCCTCTGAGCGGCAAGAAGTTTAAGGCACCCGAGTTTGTGCGCAAACACATACTCAACAAACACGGCGACAAGGTGGATGCCGTCAGACAGGAAGTGGACTACTTTAACAACTACCTGATGGACGCCAAAAGACCGGCGCTGCCTGAGAACAAGCCCCCGCCGCCCCCAGCTCAAG CTCCGCCCGCCAGCTTTCCCGCTCAGTCGCCTCAACAGCAAAGCCTTCTGGGATACCCGCCCGGTATCAGGCCTCTGCTGCCCGCCTTCCCCAGCGCTCCCCCTTACCCCGCCAACCAGTTTGGGGCTGGCCGCGGTCACTATGACAATTTCAGGGGCAACATGAGCTTCCCGGCCAAACATCCAAACAACAG gggTATGCGAGGAGACCCGCGCTCCATCATCGAATACAGAGACCTGGACGCTCCGGATGACCTGGACTTCTTTTAA
- the LOC127611526 gene encoding serrate RNA effector molecule homolog isoform X1 has translation MGDSDDEFDRRRRDKFRRERSDMERSREREERRRDDWPDRDWERGRERRRDYDRGRRERFSPPRHMSPQHKRMRRDWDDHRGEPYRFEQPFGGGGALFPRVGPQGWPPDIPQLPMHHGAHPLQGRLAMVDPDLPPPGPPIMRSFKDFLLNTEDSVDETEAVKRYNQYKVDFRRQQLQDFFVQHKEEEWFRSKYHPEDITARKAESLAALKHRLDVFLFLWDNKWLEDMSLDMEHTTAIIKVLDAAVIKMEGGTDLDLKVLEPSGEHASGAGGNSVASPSKEPAGGEAGKTRSEVRRQFCGIKIRVNGADDFTPQKDEDAKHNGEDEDEEEEEKEQKEEKEPKKGRKRKRSMSADSGEGSASDSSHSDGEKEPTLPAVPRPLHLTTSLFIRSVPPDASKEEIAAMCRRYSGFLRVALSDPQPERGFFRRCWLTFDRGVNIKETCWNLQNIRLRDCELSPVVNRDLCRRVRSVNGLTQHKPVARNDVRLAARLVHTLDQRAELWQEQMNTNPVLKNITDYLIEEVSAEEEELTGGEAGDAKDTASSEVTVETDKTLLKVLDTLLIYLRVVHSLDYYNFCQYPAEDHMPHRCGLIHVRGPLPVAKITATEVTEHLKMCEERLAPLLSPPEVLSADDAARLGRKDPEQEVEKFLAANTQELSKDKWLCPLSGKKFKAPEFVRKHILNKHGDKVDAVRQEVDYFNNYLMDAKRPALPENKPPPPPAQAPPASFPAQSPQQQSLLGYPPGIRPLLPAFPSAPPYPANQFGAGRGHYDNFRGNMSFPAKHPNNRGMRGDPRSIIEYRDLDAPDDLDFF, from the exons ATGGGGGACAGCGATGATGAATTCGACAGGAGGCGGCGAGACAAGTTCCGAAGAGAGCGAAGTGACATGGAGCGATCTCGAGAGCGAGAAGAGAGGCGCCGCGATGACTGGCCAGACAG GGACTGGGAGCGCGGCAGAGAGAGAAGACGGGACTATGATCGCGGTCGCAGAGAGAGGTTTTCGCCACCAAGACATATGAGCCCTCAGCACAAGCGCATGAGGAGAGATTG GGATGACCACCGGGGTGAGCCATACCGCTTCGAGCAGCCCTTTGGAGGAGGCGGAGCTCTGTTCCCAAGGGTGGGACCTCAGGGCTGGCCGCCAGACATCCCCCAACTACCCATGCATCATGGAGCTCACCCACTTCAGGGCAG GTTGGCGATGGTAGATCCTGACCTGCCGCCCCCGGGACCCCCTATCATGAGGAGCTTCAAG GACTTCCTACTAAACACAGAGGACAGCGTTGATGAGACGGAGGCGGTGAAGCGCTACAATCAGTACAAAGTGGACTTCCGGCGCCAGCAGCTGCAGGACTTCTTCGTCCAGCACAAAGAGGAGGAGTGGTTCCGCTCCAAGTACCACCCTGAAGACATCACAGCCCGGAAGGCGGAGTCCTTGGCCGCTCTCAAACACCGTCTGGATGTGTTTCTCTTTCTGTGGGACAACAAGTGGCTGGAGGATATGTCGTTGGACATGGAGCACACCACTGCCATCATCAAAGTGCTGGACGCAG CCGTCATCAAAATGGAGGGCGGCACAGACTTGGACCTGAAGGTGCTCGAGCCCAGCGGGGAGCATGCCAGCGGCGCTGGAGGCAATTCGGTGGCGAGTCCGAGTAAGGAGCCGGCTGGCGGCGAGGCGGGGAAGACCCGAAGTGAGGTGAGAAGACAATTTTGCGGAATTAAAATACGAGTAAATGGCGCTGACGATTTCACGCCTCAGAAGGATGAGGACGCCAAGCACAATGGTGAAGACGAggacgaagaagaggaggagaaggagcagaAGGAAGAAAAGGAGCCCAAGAAAGGCCGAAAGAGGAAGCGCAGCATGTCGGCTGACAGCGGCGAAGGCTCGGCCTCCGACTCCTCGCACTCTGACGGCGAGAAGGAGCCCACGTTGCCGGCCGTTCCCCGGCCGCTGCACCTCACCACCTCGCTCTTCATCAGGAGCGTCCCACCAGATGCCTCCAAAGAAGAGATCGCTGCA ATGTGTCGCAGGTACTCGGGCTTTCTGCGGGTGGCGCTGTCAGACCCTCAGCCAGAGAGGGG GTTCTTCCGACGGTGCTGGCTGACGTTCGACCGCGGTGTCAACATCAAGGAGACCTGCTGGAACTTGCAGAATATTCGG CTCAGAGACTGCGAGCTGTCTCCGGTGGTCAACCGCGACTTGTGTCGGCGCGTCCGCAGCGTCAACGGGCTGACTCAGCACAAACCCGTGGCCAGGAATGACGTCCGCCTGGCCGCCAGGCTGGTGCATACGCTGGACCAAAGGGCGGAGCTTTGGCAGGAACAG ATGAACACCAACCCCGTCTTGAAGAACATCACCGATTACCTCATTGAGGAGGTGAGCGCCGAAGAGGAGGAGCTGACGGGCGGCGAGGCGGGCGACGCCAAAGACACCGCCTCCTCCGAGGTTACAGTGGAGACAGATAAAACTTTGTTAAAG GTGCTGGACACACTGCTGATCTACTTGCGTGTAGTCCACTCGCTGGACTACTACAACTTCTGCCAGTACCCCGCCGAGGACCACATGCCTCATCGCTGTGGACTGATCCATGTGCGAGGGCCTCTGCCCGTGGCCAAGATCACTGCGACCGAAG TGACTGAACACCTGAAGATGTGCGAGGAGCGTCTGGCTCCTCTGCTGAGTCCGCCCGAAGTGTTGAGTGCAGACGATGCCGCGCGCCTGGGAAGGAAAGACCCGGAACAGGAA GTGGAGAAGTTCCTGGCGGCCAATACTCAGGAGCTCAGCAAAGACAAGTGGCTGTGTCCTCTGAGCGGCAAGAAGTTTAAGGCACCCGAGTTTGTGCGCAAACACATACTCAACAAACACGGCGACAAGGTGGATGCCGTCAGACAGGAAGTGGACTACTTTAACAACTACCTGATGGACGCCAAAAGACCGGCGCTGCCTGAGAACAAGCCCCCGCCGCCCCCAGCTCAAG CTCCGCCCGCCAGCTTTCCCGCTCAGTCGCCTCAACAGCAAAGCCTTCTGGGATACCCGCCCGGTATCAGGCCTCTGCTGCCCGCCTTCCCCAGCGCTCCCCCTTACCCCGCCAACCAGTTTGGGGCTGGCCGCGGTCACTATGACAATTTCAGGGGCAACATGAGCTTCCCGGCCAAACATCCAAACAACAG gggTATGCGAGGAGACCCGCGCTCCATCATCGAATACAGAGACCTGGACGCTCCGGATGACCTGGACTTCTTTTAA
- the LOC127611526 gene encoding serrate RNA effector molecule homolog isoform X2: MGDSDDEFDRRRRDKFRRERSDMERSREREERRRDDWPDRDWERGRERRRDYDRGRRERFSPPRHMSPQHKRMRRDWDDHRGEPYRFEQPFGGGGALFPRVGPQGWPPDIPQLPMHHGAHPLQGRLAMVDPDLPPPGPPIMRSFKDFLLNTEDSVDETEAVKRYNQYKVDFRRQQLQDFFVQHKEEEWFRSKYHPEDITARKAESLAALKHRLDVFLFLWDNKWLEDMSLDMEHTTAIIKVLDAAVIKMEGGTDLDLKVLEPSGEHASGAGGNSVASPSKEPAGGEAGKTRSEKDEDAKHNGEDEDEEEEEKEQKEEKEPKKGRKRKRSMSADSGEGSASDSSHSDGEKEPTLPAVPRPLHLTTSLFIRSVPPDASKEEIAAMCRRYSGFLRVALSDPQPERGFFRRCWLTFDRGVNIKETCWNLQNIRLRDCELSPVVNRDLCRRVRSVNGLTQHKPVARNDVRLAARLVHTLDQRAELWQEQMNTNPVLKNITDYLIEEVSAEEEELTGGEAGDAKDTASSEVTVETDKTLLKVLDTLLIYLRVVHSLDYYNFCQYPAEDHMPHRCGLIHVRGPLPVAKITATEVTEHLKMCEERLAPLLSPPEVLSADDAARLGRKDPEQEVEKFLAANTQELSKDKWLCPLSGKKFKAPEFVRKHILNKHGDKVDAVRQEVDYFNNYLMDAKRPALPENKPPPPPAQAPPASFPAQSPQQQSLLGYPPGIRPLLPAFPSAPPYPANQFGAGRGHYDNFRGNMSFPAKHPNNRGMRGDPRSIIEYRDLDAPDDLDFF; encoded by the exons ATGGGGGACAGCGATGATGAATTCGACAGGAGGCGGCGAGACAAGTTCCGAAGAGAGCGAAGTGACATGGAGCGATCTCGAGAGCGAGAAGAGAGGCGCCGCGATGACTGGCCAGACAG GGACTGGGAGCGCGGCAGAGAGAGAAGACGGGACTATGATCGCGGTCGCAGAGAGAGGTTTTCGCCACCAAGACATATGAGCCCTCAGCACAAGCGCATGAGGAGAGATTG GGATGACCACCGGGGTGAGCCATACCGCTTCGAGCAGCCCTTTGGAGGAGGCGGAGCTCTGTTCCCAAGGGTGGGACCTCAGGGCTGGCCGCCAGACATCCCCCAACTACCCATGCATCATGGAGCTCACCCACTTCAGGGCAG GTTGGCGATGGTAGATCCTGACCTGCCGCCCCCGGGACCCCCTATCATGAGGAGCTTCAAG GACTTCCTACTAAACACAGAGGACAGCGTTGATGAGACGGAGGCGGTGAAGCGCTACAATCAGTACAAAGTGGACTTCCGGCGCCAGCAGCTGCAGGACTTCTTCGTCCAGCACAAAGAGGAGGAGTGGTTCCGCTCCAAGTACCACCCTGAAGACATCACAGCCCGGAAGGCGGAGTCCTTGGCCGCTCTCAAACACCGTCTGGATGTGTTTCTCTTTCTGTGGGACAACAAGTGGCTGGAGGATATGTCGTTGGACATGGAGCACACCACTGCCATCATCAAAGTGCTGGACGCAG CCGTCATCAAAATGGAGGGCGGCACAGACTTGGACCTGAAGGTGCTCGAGCCCAGCGGGGAGCATGCCAGCGGCGCTGGAGGCAATTCGGTGGCGAGTCCGAGTAAGGAGCCGGCTGGCGGCGAGGCGGGGAAGACCCGAAGTGAG AAGGATGAGGACGCCAAGCACAATGGTGAAGACGAggacgaagaagaggaggagaaggagcagaAGGAAGAAAAGGAGCCCAAGAAAGGCCGAAAGAGGAAGCGCAGCATGTCGGCTGACAGCGGCGAAGGCTCGGCCTCCGACTCCTCGCACTCTGACGGCGAGAAGGAGCCCACGTTGCCGGCCGTTCCCCGGCCGCTGCACCTCACCACCTCGCTCTTCATCAGGAGCGTCCCACCAGATGCCTCCAAAGAAGAGATCGCTGCA ATGTGTCGCAGGTACTCGGGCTTTCTGCGGGTGGCGCTGTCAGACCCTCAGCCAGAGAGGGG GTTCTTCCGACGGTGCTGGCTGACGTTCGACCGCGGTGTCAACATCAAGGAGACCTGCTGGAACTTGCAGAATATTCGG CTCAGAGACTGCGAGCTGTCTCCGGTGGTCAACCGCGACTTGTGTCGGCGCGTCCGCAGCGTCAACGGGCTGACTCAGCACAAACCCGTGGCCAGGAATGACGTCCGCCTGGCCGCCAGGCTGGTGCATACGCTGGACCAAAGGGCGGAGCTTTGGCAGGAACAG ATGAACACCAACCCCGTCTTGAAGAACATCACCGATTACCTCATTGAGGAGGTGAGCGCCGAAGAGGAGGAGCTGACGGGCGGCGAGGCGGGCGACGCCAAAGACACCGCCTCCTCCGAGGTTACAGTGGAGACAGATAAAACTTTGTTAAAG GTGCTGGACACACTGCTGATCTACTTGCGTGTAGTCCACTCGCTGGACTACTACAACTTCTGCCAGTACCCCGCCGAGGACCACATGCCTCATCGCTGTGGACTGATCCATGTGCGAGGGCCTCTGCCCGTGGCCAAGATCACTGCGACCGAAG TGACTGAACACCTGAAGATGTGCGAGGAGCGTCTGGCTCCTCTGCTGAGTCCGCCCGAAGTGTTGAGTGCAGACGATGCCGCGCGCCTGGGAAGGAAAGACCCGGAACAGGAA GTGGAGAAGTTCCTGGCGGCCAATACTCAGGAGCTCAGCAAAGACAAGTGGCTGTGTCCTCTGAGCGGCAAGAAGTTTAAGGCACCCGAGTTTGTGCGCAAACACATACTCAACAAACACGGCGACAAGGTGGATGCCGTCAGACAGGAAGTGGACTACTTTAACAACTACCTGATGGACGCCAAAAGACCGGCGCTGCCTGAGAACAAGCCCCCGCCGCCCCCAGCTCAAG CTCCGCCCGCCAGCTTTCCCGCTCAGTCGCCTCAACAGCAAAGCCTTCTGGGATACCCGCCCGGTATCAGGCCTCTGCTGCCCGCCTTCCCCAGCGCTCCCCCTTACCCCGCCAACCAGTTTGGGGCTGGCCGCGGTCACTATGACAATTTCAGGGGCAACATGAGCTTCCCGGCCAAACATCCAAACAACAG gggTATGCGAGGAGACCCGCGCTCCATCATCGAATACAGAGACCTGGACGCTCCGGATGACCTGGACTTCTTTTAA
- the ift46 gene encoding intraflagellar transport protein 46 homolog isoform X1, giving the protein MTCKIMRIQHTWCLGQIRRSVYYHLFMERADRRLVKNQPYDESVEVSDSAEEASIRGQAERGRNRRGRSLLSGNNSSSDEMDEDPAPPRAKGPISRQPGVTPNEEEDEEDESEESDDDDDDEDTDDDEDTDEAPEGAYDAADYANLPVSTEIKDLFQYIMRYSPKSIVLEHSLRPFIPDFIPAVGDIDAFLKVPRPDGKADGLGLLVLDEPSIKQSDPTVLSLWLSEETKQHATSELKVTSVSSPQSNPRAVDSWVESIGALHRSKAAASVQYARAMPDIDALMQEWPPEVEETLGRVRLPPARLGCSLPQYCDIVCALLDVPVYCSRIQALHLLFSLFLEFRDSQHFART; this is encoded by the exons ATGACATGCAAAATCATGCGAATTCAACATACGTGGTGCCTTGGTCAAATAAGACGTTCAGTATATTACCAC TTGTTCATGGAGCGAGCCGACCGTCGACTTGTGAAGAACCAACCATACGATGAGAGCGTGGAAGTGAGCGACTCGGCGGAGGAGGCGAGCATCCGCGGCCAG GCCGAGCGCGGGAGAAACAGGAGGGGGCGCAGCCTGTTGTCAGGCAACAACAGTAGCAGTGACGAGATGGACGAAGACCCCGCGCCTCCAAGGGCCAAAGGGCCAATAAGCAGGCAGCCCGGGGTCACCCCCAACGAggaagaagacgaggaggaTGAGTCAGAGGAAtcggacgacgacgatgatgacgaagaTACCGATGATGACGAAGATACCGACGAGGCTCCCGAGGGCGCGTACGACGCGGCTGACTACGCCAACTTGCCTGTCAGTACCGAGATCAAAGATCTATTCCAGTACATCATGCG GTACTCTCCTAAATCCATCGTGCTAGAACACAGCCTAAGACCCTTCATCCCAGACTTCATCCCGGCCGTGGGTGACATTGACGCCTTCCTTAAG GTGCCGAGGCCGGATGGCAAAGCGGACGGGCTGGGCCTTCTGGTTCTGGACGAGCCCAGCATCAAGCAGTCTGACCCCACAGTCTTGTCACTGTGGTTGTCCGAGGAGACCAAACAACACGCCACCAGCGAG CTGAAAGTGACCAGCGTGTCGAGTCCTCAGTCCAACCCTCGCGCTGTGGACAGCTGGGTCGAAAGCATCGGCGCCCTACACCGCTCCAAGGCGGCGGCCAGCGTGCAGTACGCCCGCGCCATGCCTGACATCGACGCCCTCATGCAAGAGTGGCCACCGGAGGTTGAGGAGACGTTAGGGCGCGTGCGCCTGCCACCCGCCCGCCTCGGCTGCAGCCTGCCACAGTACTGCGATATTGTGTGTGCACTGCTGGACGTCCCCGTATACTGCAGCCGCATCCAAGCGCTGCACCTGCTCTTCAGCCTCTTTCTTGAGTTCAGAGATTCGCAGCACTTTGCGCGAACTTGA
- the ift46 gene encoding intraflagellar transport protein 46 homolog isoform X2: MERADRRLVKNQPYDESVEVSDSAEEASIRGQAERGRNRRGRSLLSGNNSSSDEMDEDPAPPRAKGPISRQPGVTPNEEEDEEDESEESDDDDDDEDTDDDEDTDEAPEGAYDAADYANLPVSTEIKDLFQYIMRYSPKSIVLEHSLRPFIPDFIPAVGDIDAFLKVPRPDGKADGLGLLVLDEPSIKQSDPTVLSLWLSEETKQHATSELKVTSVSSPQSNPRAVDSWVESIGALHRSKAAASVQYARAMPDIDALMQEWPPEVEETLGRVRLPPARLGCSLPQYCDIVCALLDVPVYCSRIQALHLLFSLFLEFRDSQHFART; this comes from the exons ATGGAGCGAGCCGACCGTCGACTTGTGAAGAACCAACCATACGATGAGAGCGTGGAAGTGAGCGACTCGGCGGAGGAGGCGAGCATCCGCGGCCAG GCCGAGCGCGGGAGAAACAGGAGGGGGCGCAGCCTGTTGTCAGGCAACAACAGTAGCAGTGACGAGATGGACGAAGACCCCGCGCCTCCAAGGGCCAAAGGGCCAATAAGCAGGCAGCCCGGGGTCACCCCCAACGAggaagaagacgaggaggaTGAGTCAGAGGAAtcggacgacgacgatgatgacgaagaTACCGATGATGACGAAGATACCGACGAGGCTCCCGAGGGCGCGTACGACGCGGCTGACTACGCCAACTTGCCTGTCAGTACCGAGATCAAAGATCTATTCCAGTACATCATGCG GTACTCTCCTAAATCCATCGTGCTAGAACACAGCCTAAGACCCTTCATCCCAGACTTCATCCCGGCCGTGGGTGACATTGACGCCTTCCTTAAG GTGCCGAGGCCGGATGGCAAAGCGGACGGGCTGGGCCTTCTGGTTCTGGACGAGCCCAGCATCAAGCAGTCTGACCCCACAGTCTTGTCACTGTGGTTGTCCGAGGAGACCAAACAACACGCCACCAGCGAG CTGAAAGTGACCAGCGTGTCGAGTCCTCAGTCCAACCCTCGCGCTGTGGACAGCTGGGTCGAAAGCATCGGCGCCCTACACCGCTCCAAGGCGGCGGCCAGCGTGCAGTACGCCCGCGCCATGCCTGACATCGACGCCCTCATGCAAGAGTGGCCACCGGAGGTTGAGGAGACGTTAGGGCGCGTGCGCCTGCCACCCGCCCGCCTCGGCTGCAGCCTGCCACAGTACTGCGATATTGTGTGTGCACTGCTGGACGTCCCCGTATACTGCAGCCGCATCCAAGCGCTGCACCTGCTCTTCAGCCTCTTTCTTGAGTTCAGAGATTCGCAGCACTTTGCGCGAACTTGA